The Acidobacteriota bacterium genome includes a region encoding these proteins:
- a CDS encoding DUF1552 domain-containing protein, whose amino-acid sequence MNLTKKSLPRRTFLRGMGVAMALPMLDAMTPALASGPKSPVRLGFVYVPNGIIMNKWRPEGEGAGFQFASTMKPLEAFREQLLAFSGLAQVQGRALGDGAGDHARAGATWLTGVHPKKSEITIQAGISADQLAALELSKYTQFGSLELGIESNQLAGGCDSGYSCAYTNTISWRSATTPLPVENNPRAIFERLFGDGESTDAAARLEQLNRQRSILDYVNGSLKRMGGTLGQADKVKLNEYTDAVRDIERRIQKAEQQNAAMKLPVMERPTAVPEEFEDHVKLVMDLLVLAYQTDMTRVVSLMMAREGSNRPYRNIGISDGHHNLTHHQNDAEKIAKVTKINEVHVKMFAYLLDRLKATPEGSGNLLDNALILYGSSISDGNLHTHHDLPLVLAGGGGGQVRGNRHVVYPKDTPMNNLLLTMLNSAGVPAETFGDSTGKLDCLA is encoded by the coding sequence ATGAACCTGACGAAAAAATCATTGCCGCGCCGAACGTTTTTGCGCGGAATGGGCGTAGCAATGGCTTTGCCGATGTTGGATGCGATGACGCCTGCTTTGGCTTCCGGCCCGAAATCGCCCGTGCGACTTGGATTCGTGTACGTGCCGAACGGCATCATCATGAACAAATGGAGACCGGAAGGCGAAGGCGCAGGCTTCCAATTCGCTTCGACGATGAAACCGCTCGAAGCCTTCCGCGAACAGTTGCTGGCATTCAGTGGTTTGGCTCAGGTGCAAGGCCGCGCGCTCGGCGATGGCGCGGGAGATCACGCGCGCGCTGGAGCAACGTGGCTGACCGGCGTGCACCCCAAAAAATCCGAAATCACCATTCAGGCGGGTATCTCCGCGGATCAGCTTGCCGCGCTGGAACTCAGCAAATACACGCAATTCGGCTCGCTGGAATTGGGCATAGAATCGAATCAACTGGCGGGCGGATGCGACAGCGGTTATAGCTGCGCGTATACGAATACGATTTCCTGGCGCAGCGCGACCACTCCGCTGCCGGTGGAAAACAATCCCCGCGCGATTTTTGAGCGGCTCTTTGGCGACGGCGAAAGCACGGATGCTGCTGCGCGCCTGGAACAACTTAATCGCCAGCGCAGCATCCTGGATTACGTCAATGGCAGTTTGAAACGCATGGGAGGAACGCTTGGCCAGGCAGACAAAGTCAAACTCAACGAATACACCGACGCAGTGCGCGACATCGAGCGCCGCATCCAAAAAGCCGAACAACAAAACGCTGCAATGAAATTGCCTGTGATGGAACGTCCCACCGCCGTTCCCGAAGAATTCGAAGACCACGTTAAGCTGGTCATGGATTTGCTGGTGCTGGCCTATCAAACCGATATGACGCGCGTGGTTAGTTTGATGATGGCGCGCGAAGGCAGCAATCGCCCCTACCGCAACATCGGCATTTCCGACGGCCATCACAACCTGACACACCATCAAAACGATGCCGAAAAAATCGCCAAAGTGACGAAGATCAACGAAGTCCACGTCAAGATGTTTGCCTACCTGTTGGATCGACTGAAAGCGACGCCGGAAGGCAGCGGCAACTTGCTGGACAACGCCTTGATCCTGTACGGCAGCAGCATCAGCGATGGCAACTTGCATACGCATCACGATTTGCCGCTCGTGCTGGCTGGCGGAGGGGGCGGACAAGTTCGTGGCAATCGCCACGTCGTTTACCCCAAAGACACGCCGATGAACAACCTGTTGTTGACCATGCTGAATAGCGCAGGCGTTCCGGCCGAAACGTTCGGTGACAGCACAGGCAAACTCGACTGCCTGGCCTAA
- a CDS encoding DinB family protein, whose amino-acid sequence MNRYSIILLIVVLAAVSFAQNPAPQQPAAAPVNPLSTEAKQMYNGVKNNLIKMAEKMPEEHYAFKATPDVRTFGQLVGHVADSQARTCGMLIGDTKQLGASSKTSKADLVAALKESFAMCDKAFDSLTSDAEAVKLVQMGQRQSTRVGALIRTVSHSNEEYGYMSVYMRLKGIVPPSSEGR is encoded by the coding sequence ATGAACCGTTATTCGATAATTCTTCTCATCGTCGTATTGGCAGCCGTATCTTTCGCGCAGAATCCGGCTCCGCAACAGCCTGCCGCCGCCCCGGTGAATCCGCTCAGCACCGAAGCCAAACAGATGTACAACGGCGTCAAAAACAATCTGATCAAAATGGCCGAGAAAATGCCTGAAGAGCATTACGCATTCAAAGCCACGCCAGACGTTCGTACCTTTGGCCAATTGGTCGGCCATGTCGCCGATTCGCAGGCGCGTACTTGCGGAATGCTGATTGGCGATACGAAGCAGTTGGGCGCTTCGTCGAAAACTTCCAAAGCGGATTTGGTTGCTGCGCTGAAAGAATCCTTCGCGATGTGCGACAAAGCGTTTGATTCGCTGACCTCCGACGCCGAAGCCGTCAAACTGGTTCAGATGGGGCAGCGCCAAAGCACGCGCGTCGGCGCGCTGATTCGCACCGTTTCGCACTCAAACGAAGAGTACGGCTATATGTCAGTTTACATGCGGCTGAAAGGTATTGTTCCACCTTCCAGCGAAGGCCGCTAA
- a CDS encoding ankyrin repeat domain-containing protein, which translates to MRTSVLLISAVILIVTSIGRADIPGLLDAVKRRDHVALKAFLKTKADVNVAQPDGTTALAWAIYLDDTEAAEFLLAAGAKVNTTDEYGETPLTLVCNNANAALVKKLVAAGADVKAARWDGSTALMLAANSGNAEIVKLLIERGANVNASEQKKGQTALMWAASEGHSEVVRALIEHGADVKVVSKTGYSALLFAAVKNDEASVKALLAAGADVNSKLPDGSPVLIAAAAFRSNEAAIALVDGGADVKAADRRGNTPLHIAAQQGEVELVKRLLAKGADPNARNAKVPGSMSPNPFRPPAGEVNALHLAAKANQLEVMKLLVAAGADTKLKAEDGTTLLMQAAGSTNLEVVQYAFGFDSDVKAVTVTGGTVVHAAVSGVGLAADQKEICKVIRFLAEKGAPLDERNSTGRTPIDVADILPLDQAVDLLTELILKSGATPKTPTKR; encoded by the coding sequence ATGCGAACAAGTGTTTTGCTGATCAGCGCAGTGATTTTGATTGTGACCTCGATTGGTCGGGCAGACATTCCCGGTTTGCTCGACGCGGTAAAACGACGTGACCATGTCGCGCTGAAAGCATTCCTCAAAACCAAAGCCGACGTGAATGTCGCGCAACCTGACGGCACAACGGCGCTGGCGTGGGCGATTTACCTGGATGACACCGAGGCCGCGGAATTCCTCTTAGCCGCCGGAGCCAAGGTCAATACGACGGATGAATACGGCGAAACTCCGCTGACATTGGTCTGCAACAACGCCAATGCCGCCCTGGTCAAAAAGCTGGTTGCGGCGGGTGCTGATGTAAAAGCCGCGCGTTGGGATGGCAGTACCGCTTTGATGCTGGCAGCCAATTCCGGCAACGCCGAAATCGTGAAGCTGTTGATCGAACGCGGAGCGAACGTCAATGCCAGTGAGCAGAAAAAGGGGCAGACCGCGTTGATGTGGGCGGCTTCCGAAGGCCATTCCGAAGTCGTCCGGGCGCTGATCGAACACGGCGCTGATGTCAAAGTCGTTTCCAAAACCGGTTATTCCGCGTTGTTGTTTGCCGCAGTCAAAAACGATGAGGCTTCGGTTAAAGCTTTATTGGCCGCAGGCGCGGATGTTAATTCCAAACTGCCCGATGGTTCGCCCGTGCTGATCGCGGCGGCGGCGTTTCGCAGCAATGAAGCCGCCATCGCATTGGTTGACGGAGGCGCGGATGTAAAAGCCGCCGACCGCCGAGGCAACACGCCGCTGCACATTGCCGCGCAACAAGGCGAAGTCGAATTGGTCAAACGTCTGCTGGCCAAAGGCGCTGACCCAAACGCCCGCAATGCGAAAGTTCCCGGCTCCATGAGTCCCAATCCATTTCGCCCTCCGGCAGGCGAAGTGAATGCACTGCACCTTGCCGCCAAAGCCAATCAACTGGAAGTGATGAAGCTGCTTGTCGCCGCCGGAGCCGACACCAAACTGAAAGCTGAAGACGGCACCACACTGCTGATGCAAGCCGCCGGCAGCACCAACCTCGAAGTCGTCCAATACGCTTTCGGATTCGATTCCGACGTCAAAGCCGTCACCGTCACAGGCGGAACCGTCGTGCACGCCGCCGTCTCCGGCGTAGGCCTTGCCGCAGACCAAAAAGAAATCTGCAAAGTCATCCGCTTTCTGGCGGAAAAAGGGGCGCCGCTGGACGAACGCAACTCCACGGGTCGCACCCCGATTGATGTCGCCGACATCCTGCCGCTGGATCAAGCTGTTGATCTTCTGACCGAACTCATCCTTAAATCCGGTGCGACGCCGAAAACGCCCACCAAACGCTGA